The following nucleotide sequence is from Mesobacillus jeotgali.
CGTATCTCTGGATACATCAACTCATACGGTTTCCACGGAATTCATGGCCGTGCACTTCCAATCGCTCAGGGCGTGAAGATGGCCAACCGTGATTTGACAGTCATCGCTTCCGGCGGTGATGGAGACGGCTTCGCGATCGGAATGGGACATACAGTCCATGCGATCCGCCGTAACGTTAATATCACTTACATTGTCATGGATAACCAGATTTACGGTTTGACGAAGGGACAAACTTCCCCACGTTCGGCTGCTGGATTCAAGACAAAATCAACTCCTGCAGGTTCCATCGAGCAGGCTATTTCTCCAATGGAATTGGCTTTGACAGCTGGCGCTACTTTCGTGGCACAAAGCTTCTCGACAGACCTTAAGGATTTGACTGCGCTGATCGAGGCTGGAATCAAGCATGAAGGGTTCTCACTAATCAACGTATTCAGCCCTTGTGTAACTTACAACAAGGTAAATACTTACGATTGGTTCAAGGAAAACTTGACAAAGCTTAGCGATATCGAAGGATACGATCCTTCAAACCGTGAAGCAGCCATGCAGACATTGATGGAACATAAGGGATTGGTTACAGGATTAATCTATCAAGATACAGAGCGTAAGTCTTATCAGGATCTGGTAAGCGGTTATTCTGAAACTCCTTTATCAAAAGCAGATCTTAAGCTTGATCAAGCTCATTTTGACAAGCTGGTTGCTGAATTCATGTAATAAGCGAAGTGAGTTTCAATAAAACCCCAATCGTCGAGGATTGGGGTTTTATTATTCTTGTAAAATCAAGCTTATTGGGATCTTTTGTGATTAGTATCACTCCAATTAGATAATCTATAGGGTAATATAATTGACTAGGACGGCTTTTTTATCAAGAAAGCTGTATTTCCATTGCCTGCTATTGTTTTCATTGATTGAAGAGTTTATACTATTATAATGTGTATATTTAATATTTTCAGGGTGATGCAGCCCTTTTTATCGTAGAAAGCAGAACTGTTAAAATAGCTCCGGCGAGGTTGAATCCTTCTGCCTGCTTGCTTTCTAATGAAAGGAGATCTGAAATGAACGAGAATCAACGCTTGGAAGGCCAGAAAGTACAAACTGAAAATTCTTCGGACAAAAAATCCAGCAAGGATTACAGCAAGTACTTTGAAACAGTATATACAGCTCCATCATTGAAGGATGCAAAGAAACGCGGCAAAGAAGAAGTCAAGTACCATAAAGACTTTGACATCCCTGAAGAATTCATTGGTATGGGACAAGGGCGCAAATTCTACATCCGTACATATGGATGCCAGATGAATGAGCATGACACAGAAGTCATGGCTGGTATATTCCTTGGTCTCGGATATGAACCTACTGACAGTGTCGAGGATGCGAATGTCATTCTACTGAATACATGTGCAATCAGGGAAAATGCTGAGAATAAGGTGTTTGGTGAACTTGGACATTTGAAGCACCTGAAAAGAGAAAAGCCAGATCTTCTATTGGGAGTATGCGGCTGCATGTCCCAGGAAGAATCGGTCGTTAACAAAATTCTCAAAACCTATAACCAGGTTGATATGATTTTTGGTACACATAATATCCATCGCCTGCCACATATTCTGCAGGAAGCATATATGTCCAAAGAAATGGTCGTTGAAGTCTGGTCCAAGGAAGGGGACGTAATCGAAAACCTTCCGAAGGTTCGCAAAGGGAACATCAAAGCGTGGGTGAACATCATGTATGGCTGCGATAAATTCTGCACATACTGCATCGTTCCCTATACGCGAGGCAAAGAGCGGAGCCGCCGTCCAGAAGACATCATTCAGGAGGTCCGTCAGCTTGCGGCCCAGGGCTATCAGGAAATTACCCTGCTTGGCCAGAATGTAAACGCGTATGGAAAAGATTTTACGGACATCGATTACGGTCTAGGGGACTTGATGGATGAAATGCGTAAGATCGATATTCCACGTGTGCGTTTTACAACAAGCCATCCGCGTGATTTTGACGATCCCCTGATTGAAGTGCTGGCTAAGGGCGGAAACTTGATGGATCACATCCATCTGCCTGTACAGTCAGGTTCTACAGATGTATTGAAAATCATGGCCAGAAAATATACGAGGGAACAATACCTTGAGCTTGTACGCAAGATCAAGGCAGCTATTCCTAATGTCACATTAACAACAGATATTATCGTGGGTTATCCGAATGAGACAGATGAGCAATTCGAGGAAACAATGTCTCTTGTTCGTGAAGTAGGATATGAATCAGCTTATACATTCATTTACTCTCCAAGGGAAGGCACACCTGCCGCTAAAATGCAGGATAATGTCCCGATGGAAGTGAAGAAAGAGCGTCTTCAGCGCCTGAACGCACTAGTGAATGAGCAATCTGCACAGTCTATGAAGAAGTATCAGGATCAGATTGTTGAGGTATTGGTTGAAGGCGAAAGCAAAAACAACCCTGATGTACTGGCCGGGTATACAAGCAAGTTAAAGCTTGTCAATTTCGTCGGTCCGAAGTCGGCCATCGGTAAAATCGTCAAGGTTAAGATCACAGATGCAAAAACATGGTCATTAAACGGGGAAATGGTAGAAGAAATACAACCAGTTGAGGTGAACTAAGTTGGCAAAATACAATAAAGATGACATTATCCAGCGTTCAAGAGAAATCGCAAGAATGATTGCGGAAACAGAAGAAGTTGACTTTTTCAAACGTGCAGAAGCGCAAATCCATGAGAATGAAAAAGTGAAAACACTTATTTCTTCTATTAAAGGCCTTCAAAAACAGGCTGTTAACTTTCAGCATTACGGAAAAACAGAAGCGTTGAAGAAGACGGAAGCAAAAATTGCTTCTTTAGAACAACAACTGGATGAAATTCCAGTAGTCCAGGAGTTCAAGCAATCGCAAATTGATGTTAATGAATTGCTTCAGCTAGTAGCTACAACAATTTCCAATACAGTTACAGATGAAGTAGTCGCAGCAACTGGCGGAGATGTACTTCGCGGCGAAACAGGTGCAGCTTTGAAAAACGAAGCAAGCTGCCATACGCACAACCATTAATCATTGAAGAGTAAATGGCACCCGATTATAGGGTGCCATTTTTTTATTGTATAGGAAATTTTAAAAGCATTTTTGTGTGGATAACTACATGTGGGTGTCTTAATCCAGCTCCAGCGCCTAGCCCCTCGAGACGCTTCGGTTCTGCCAATGAAGTCAAAGAACGACTTCAATGTCAGGCCCTCCAGCGCTTGTCGGGGATGAACGAGGCGCTTGAGCTTTTTGTTCTTCATTGGATCAGATAAGGGTCCTGTTGGGAAGGTGAGTGGACTGCTTCTCCAGTCTGGAGTATCTCTTTTCGGGGACTGCGATATGAAATCAATACAATCTTAATTACCCATCAACTTTCTTCAATTGGGAACATTCAGCATGTATGGGCATACAATGAACTATGCCTAAGTTTTTACCAGTGGTTCTAAAATTAATCGCACACTAGTCTAATATCACGCATAGGATGAATTGAAAAAGATTGAGGAGGTTTCGCTCGCAATGGGAGATTACAGAGAGATTATTACGAAAGCCGTCGTAGCGAAGGGACGCAAATTCACGCAGTCCAATCATACGATCAACCCAGCGCATAATCCGAGCAGCATTCTGGGCGCTTGGGTCATAAACCATAAGTATAAGGCAAAAAAGGTAGGGAAAGTGGTTGAAGTAAACGGGTCTTACGAAGCCAACATCTGGTACTCCTTTGATGATAATACAAAAACTGAAGTAGTGACGGAGAAAGTAACTTACTGCGATGTCATCAAGCTGAAGTACCGTGACCCTGATTGCATGGATGATCATGATGTCCTTGTAGAGGTTCTGCAGCAGCCAAACTGTATCGAAGCGGTCATTTCGCCTAATGGCAACAAAATCATCGTTCACGTCGAGAGGGAATTCCTTGTGGAAGTCATTGGTGAAACGAAGGTATGCGTTGTCACTCATCCAGGCGGATGCGATTGCGATGATGATGAGTGGGGCCATGGCCTCGATGATGACGAATTCGAAGACTTGAACCCAGACTTCCTCTTGGGAGAGGAAGAATAACATCGAACTAGGAAGCTTTCACTTCCTAGTTTTTTTTTTACAATGAAACGAAAAAGGCGGAAAGAGATAGTCATTAAAAAAAGCACTGGGCATGGAAGCAGTTTAAAAAAATGGGCTTCTAATGGCCAGTGCCTCTATTATAGCCCATTCACTCAAAGGAAAAAATTGGGCTTTTTAATTGTGCTGCATATATGGCATGCATCAGATTCTTCCCAGGCATGAAAGGAAGTGCCGCATTGTTTGCAAATGTTCTTACTCAAGCTATAAGAGACTGACGGAGCCTTGTGAACCTCTTGCTCAACTGTTATTGCGCTCGTTCTGCAAATGTCCAAGCATAAATGGCATCCGGTGCATTGGTTTTCATTCATTATAAGCTCGTTCTCCCCGAGGCTGAATACGCCAGAGGGACAAATATTAAAACAGGCTTCACATAGTGTGCACTCATCCTCGTTGATTTCCACTTTATAAAAAGACCAATCCTTGAACAGAAGGGAAGGTTTAAAATTGCTTTCATTGAAGCGCCATTTAACAGGTGTCACGGAAGAAAGAACAGTTTTCCTGCTGTCGGAAGAGAGCTTTGCAAAAAAGTCCCGTCTTGATAACCTTGGCTGCTCTTTTGGCTCCAGGACCAAATGGTTTGTAACCTGCAGGAGTTCAAGTGACATGGCGCCCAGGACTTCATTGGCCTGGCTGATTCGGTTTACTAA
It contains:
- a CDS encoding 2-oxoacid:ferredoxin oxidoreductase subunit beta, encoding MATFKEFRNNVKPNWCPGCGDFSVQAAMQRAAANVGLEPEDLAVISGIGCSGRISGYINSYGFHGIHGRALPIAQGVKMANRDLTVIASGGDGDGFAIGMGHTVHAIRRNVNITYIVMDNQIYGLTKGQTSPRSAAGFKTKSTPAGSIEQAISPMELALTAGATFVAQSFSTDLKDLTALIEAGIKHEGFSLINVFSPCVTYNKVNTYDWFKENLTKLSDIEGYDPSNREAAMQTLMEHKGLVTGLIYQDTERKSYQDLVSGYSETPLSKADLKLDQAHFDKLVAEFM
- a CDS encoding RicAFT regulatory complex protein RicA family protein, whose translation is MAKYNKDDIIQRSREIARMIAETEEVDFFKRAEAQIHENEKVKTLISSIKGLQKQAVNFQHYGKTEALKKTEAKIASLEQQLDEIPVVQEFKQSQIDVNELLQLVATTISNTVTDEVVAATGGDVLRGETGAALKNEASCHTHNH
- the miaB gene encoding tRNA (N6-isopentenyl adenosine(37)-C2)-methylthiotransferase MiaB, with the translated sequence MNENQRLEGQKVQTENSSDKKSSKDYSKYFETVYTAPSLKDAKKRGKEEVKYHKDFDIPEEFIGMGQGRKFYIRTYGCQMNEHDTEVMAGIFLGLGYEPTDSVEDANVILLNTCAIRENAENKVFGELGHLKHLKREKPDLLLGVCGCMSQEESVVNKILKTYNQVDMIFGTHNIHRLPHILQEAYMSKEMVVEVWSKEGDVIENLPKVRKGNIKAWVNIMYGCDKFCTYCIVPYTRGKERSRRPEDIIQEVRQLAAQGYQEITLLGQNVNAYGKDFTDIDYGLGDLMDEMRKIDIPRVRFTTSHPRDFDDPLIEVLAKGGNLMDHIHLPVQSGSTDVLKIMARKYTREQYLELVRKIKAAIPNVTLTTDIIVGYPNETDEQFEETMSLVREVGYESAYTFIYSPREGTPAAKMQDNVPMEVKKERLQRLNALVNEQSAQSMKKYQDQIVEVLVEGESKNNPDVLAGYTSKLKLVNFVGPKSAIGKIVKVKITDAKTWSLNGEMVEEIQPVEVN
- a CDS encoding outer spore coat protein CotE, producing MGDYREIITKAVVAKGRKFTQSNHTINPAHNPSSILGAWVINHKYKAKKVGKVVEVNGSYEANIWYSFDDNTKTEVVTEKVTYCDVIKLKYRDPDCMDDHDVLVEVLQQPNCIEAVISPNGNKIIVHVEREFLVEVIGETKVCVVTHPGGCDCDDDEWGHGLDDDEFEDLNPDFLLGEEE
- a CDS encoding 4Fe-4S binding protein; this encodes MSLLTNWLESLSYDLEISESCTRTISPLSSCSACFDACPDEAILLENQKMMIDEKRCTSCGVCITACPVQAIKGQSPSRKVSQDHLLLEQESPLPSLTELLYYHKKGIRFIYQPSLYSKLVNRISQANEVLGAMSLELLQVTNHLVLEPKEQPRLSRRDFFAKLSSDSRKTVLSSVTPVKWRFNESNFKPSLLFKDWSFYKVEINEDECTLCEACFNICPSGVFSLGENELIMNENQCTGCHLCLDICRTSAITVEQEVHKAPSVSYSLSKNICKQCGTSFHAWEESDACHICSTIKKPNFFL